In Oreochromis aureus strain Israel breed Guangdong linkage group 15, ZZ_aureus, whole genome shotgun sequence, a single genomic region encodes these proteins:
- the LOC116333078 gene encoding deoxyribonuclease-2-alpha-like isoform X2 has translation MYILYKRPNEDKLGLSYFYMDESTNGWILSQESINSASGTLANTLKPLFDFYDRKVEGFGYMLYSDQPPKPYVAPPSFGHSKGVVLLDKESGVWLSHSTPKFPVYRSKAFWPDNGNANAQAFMCVTYPFKQFKEIGVQLKYIHAYSYDSEIPTTFHNELRCVAQRDCYPKKEPWFSQATLTSSSGRNFISFAKYKRFGDDLYSGLVTKNIKGNLYVKSWGKMHHNRSLPSNCSKSIPNHVYNVKEVKLPNREAFSDTVDHSKWCVTADGDWICIADMNREESQMKRGGGAICTNNRVVGMAFYKLIYNFEPCKDPRSTDGKQEL, from the exons at GTATATTTTGTACAAGCGTCCCAATGAGGATAAACTTGGATTGTCATACTTTTACATGGATGAGAGTACCAACGGATGGATACTCAGCCAAGAGAGCATCAACAGTGCTTCTGGCACTCTCGCAAACACCCTGAAACCTCTTTTTGACTTCTATGACAGAAAG GTCGAAGGCTTTGGATACATGCTCTACAGTGACCAGCCTCCAAAGCCGTATGTTGCTCCTCCATCGTTTGGTCACAGTAAAG GAGTTGTGTTGTTGGACAAAGAGTCTGGAGTTTGGCTTTCACACAGTACACCAAAGTTTCCAGTATATCGCAGTAAAGCCTTCTGGCCTGATAATGGAAATGCAAACGCTCAAGCATTTATGTGCGTGACTTACCCGTTTAAGCAGTTCAAAGAAATAG GAGTGCAGCTCAAGTACATCCATGCTTATTCGTATGACTCTGAAATCCCAACAACCTTTCACAATGAACTCCGATGTGTGGCACAGCGCGACTGCTACCCGAAAAAGGAACCCTGGTTTAGTCAGGCGACGCTGACTTCTTCAAGCGGCCGTAACTTCATCAGCTTTGCAAAATACAAACGCTTTGGTGATG ATCTTTACTCTGGTCTTGTTACAAAAAACATTAAGGGGAATCTGTATGTCAAGAGCTGGGGAAAGATGCACCACAATCGCAGTCTGCCTTCTAACTGCAGTAAAAGCATCCCTAACCATGTGTACAATGTGAAAGAAGTAAAGCTTCCAAACAGGGAGGCCTTCAGTGATACTGTGGATCACTCAAAGTGGTGCGTGACCGCAGACGGTGACTGGATCTGCATCGCTGATATGAACCGAGAGGAGAGTCAGATGAAAAGAGGTGGAGGAGCAATATGCACTAATAACAGAGTAGTTGGGATGGCTTTCTATAAACTAATATACAATTTTGAACCATGTAAAGATCCACGCTCTACTGATGGTAAACAAGAGCTGTGA
- the LOC116333078 gene encoding deoxyribonuclease-2-alpha-like isoform X1 — METNRYTSVMGFLLSVGILFQGCDSAVKCRNDRGDEVDWYILYKRPNEDKLGLSYFYMDESTNGWILSQESINSASGTLANTLKPLFDFYDRKVEGFGYMLYSDQPPKPYVAPPSFGHSKGVVLLDKESGVWLSHSTPKFPVYRSKAFWPDNGNANAQAFMCVTYPFKQFKEIGVQLKYIHAYSYDSEIPTTFHNELRCVAQRDCYPKKEPWFSQATLTSSSGRNFISFAKYKRFGDDLYSGLVTKNIKGNLYVKSWGKMHHNRSLPSNCSKSIPNHVYNVKEVKLPNREAFSDTVDHSKWCVTADGDWICIADMNREESQMKRGGGAICTNNRVVGMAFYKLIYNFEPCKDPRSTDGKQEL, encoded by the exons atggaaacaaatagatat ACAAGTGTGATGGGATTCCTCTTGAGTGTTGGGATCCTTTTTCAGGGGTGTGACTCAGCGGTAAAATGCAGGAATGACAGAGGAGATGAAGTTGACTG GTATATTTTGTACAAGCGTCCCAATGAGGATAAACTTGGATTGTCATACTTTTACATGGATGAGAGTACCAACGGATGGATACTCAGCCAAGAGAGCATCAACAGTGCTTCTGGCACTCTCGCAAACACCCTGAAACCTCTTTTTGACTTCTATGACAGAAAG GTCGAAGGCTTTGGATACATGCTCTACAGTGACCAGCCTCCAAAGCCGTATGTTGCTCCTCCATCGTTTGGTCACAGTAAAG GAGTTGTGTTGTTGGACAAAGAGTCTGGAGTTTGGCTTTCACACAGTACACCAAAGTTTCCAGTATATCGCAGTAAAGCCTTCTGGCCTGATAATGGAAATGCAAACGCTCAAGCATTTATGTGCGTGACTTACCCGTTTAAGCAGTTCAAAGAAATAG GAGTGCAGCTCAAGTACATCCATGCTTATTCGTATGACTCTGAAATCCCAACAACCTTTCACAATGAACTCCGATGTGTGGCACAGCGCGACTGCTACCCGAAAAAGGAACCCTGGTTTAGTCAGGCGACGCTGACTTCTTCAAGCGGCCGTAACTTCATCAGCTTTGCAAAATACAAACGCTTTGGTGATG ATCTTTACTCTGGTCTTGTTACAAAAAACATTAAGGGGAATCTGTATGTCAAGAGCTGGGGAAAGATGCACCACAATCGCAGTCTGCCTTCTAACTGCAGTAAAAGCATCCCTAACCATGTGTACAATGTGAAAGAAGTAAAGCTTCCAAACAGGGAGGCCTTCAGTGATACTGTGGATCACTCAAAGTGGTGCGTGACCGCAGACGGTGACTGGATCTGCATCGCTGATATGAACCGAGAGGAGAGTCAGATGAAAAGAGGTGGAGGAGCAATATGCACTAATAACAGAGTAGTTGGGATGGCTTTCTATAAACTAATATACAATTTTGAACCATGTAAAGATCCACGCTCTACTGATGGTAAACAAGAGCTGTGA
- the rpf1 gene encoding ribosome production factor 1, producing MDITEVSTSQDGKGKKGKKAKKKSAEVDGEGSAVEEKKMVKSELAVAFPPTFSVSEIKNKQRRHFMFMKLKQEKRKQKMQLRKKRRKEREALGDKAPPKEVPKTIENQRVYDETTVDPEDEEIAFDEGTDEFSAYFNGLTNPKVLITTSDRPRGRTVRFCEQLATVIPNAHVYYRRGLALKRIIPQCVARNFTYLMVINEDRQVPNGMVLCHLPNGPTAHFKVSSVRLRKEMKRRGKNPTEHYPEVILNNFTTRLGHTIGRLFAALFPQEPHFVGRQVATFHNQRDFIFFRFHRYIFKNEKKVGIQELGPRFTLKLRSLQKGTFDSKYGEYEWVMKRHEMEACRRKFQL from the exons ATGGACATTACAGAGGTCTCAACGAGTCAGGACGGCAAAGGAAAGAAGGGCAAGAAAGCGAAGAAGAAGAGCGCGGAGGTTGATGGGGAAGGCAGCGCGGTGGAGGAGAAAAAGATGGTGAAGAGCGAGCTGGCTGTTGCCTTTCCTCCCACCTTCAGCGTGTCAGAAATCAAGAATAAACAGCGAAGACACTTCATGTTCATGAAACTCAAGCAGGAGAAGAGAAAG CAAAAGATGCAGCtgaggaaaaagagaagaaaagaacgGGAAGCTTTAGGTGACAAG GCACCACCAAAGGAGGTCCCCAAAACAATAGAAAACCAGAGGGTGTATGACGAGACAACAGTCGACCCAGAGGATGAGGAG ATTGCTTTTGACGAGGGAACTGATGAATTCTCCGCCTACTTCAACGGGCTGACAAATCCTAAAGTGCTCATCACAACATCAGACAGACCCAGAGGG AGGACGGTGAGGTTTTGCGAGCAGCTGGCCACAGTCATCCCAAATGCCCACGTATACTACAGAAGAGGTTTGGCCCTGAAGAGGATCATACCGCAGTGCGTCGCCAGGAACTTTACCTATCTCATGGTCATCAATGAGGATCGACAAGTGCCCA ACGGCATGGTTCTCTGTCACTTACCTAACGGGCCGACTGCACACTTCAAAGTTAGCAGTGTTCGACTACGCAAGGAGATGAAG AGACGAGGCAAAAATCCAACTGAACACTACCCGGAGGTGATCCTCAACAATTTCACCACTCGTTTGGGACACACCATCGGCCGTCTGTTCGCAGCCCTTTTCCCACAGGAGCCACACTTCGTTGGCAGACAGGTCGCCACCTTCCACAACCAGCGAGACTTTATCTTTTTCAGATTTCACAG GTACATCTTCAAGAATGAGAAGAAAGTTGGTATTCAGGAGCTGGGACCACGCTTCACCCTCAAACTCCGATCTCTACAAAAAGGGACGTTCGACTCAAAGTATGGAGAGTATGAGTGGGTGATGAAG CGTCATGAGATGGAAGCCTGCAGACGAAAGTTCCAGCtttga
- the LOC116333070 gene encoding guanine nucleotide-binding protein G(I)/G(S)/G(O) subunit gamma-5, producing the protein MSGSANVVAMKKVVQQLRLEAGINRVKVSQAAADLQQFCLQNAQQDPLLTGMSSSNNPFRPQKVCSFL; encoded by the exons ATGTCTGGATCGGCCAACGTCGTAGCAATGAAGAAAGTTGTCCAACAGTTACGCCTTGAAGCTGGCATTAACAGAGTTAAG GTGTCCCAGGCCGCTGCGGACCTGCAGCAGTTCTGCCTCCAGAACGCCCAACAGGACCCTCTGCTCACCGGCATGTCGTCCAGCAACAACCCCTTCAGACCGCAGAAAGTCTGCTCCTTCCTATAG